The following are encoded in a window of Brevibacillus sp. DP1.3A genomic DNA:
- a CDS encoding PaaI family thioesterase — MSITEPPKRIQAGFERHLGIQITHREEGHVVVELLITSELLNAGNLLHGGVIASLLDHVMGLTIRTQTEYSLVTVNLNIHYLASAKEGDLVVGTAKIRHIGKSLATGEGEVRNRAGKPLAIATATFKLLSTNLNEVKQ, encoded by the coding sequence ATGTCCATTACGGAACCCCCAAAACGGATACAAGCAGGATTTGAACGACATCTCGGCATTCAAATTACGCATAGGGAAGAAGGGCATGTGGTAGTTGAGCTGCTAATTACATCTGAATTGTTGAACGCCGGTAATTTGTTGCACGGAGGTGTCATAGCGAGCTTACTCGACCACGTAATGGGTTTGACTATTCGAACTCAGACGGAGTACAGCCTGGTAACGGTCAATTTAAACATTCATTATTTGGCCTCTGCCAAAGAGGGTGATCTCGTTGTTGGAACAGCAAAAATTCGCCATATAGGCAAAAGCCTTGCCACCGGTGAAGGAGAGGTACGAAACCGTGCAGGCAAACCTCTGGCGATAGCGACTGCTACCTTTAAGCTTTTATCTACCAATTTGAATGAGGTGAAACAATGA
- a CDS encoding CaiB/BaiF CoA-transferase family protein: MSLLRGYKVLDFSTLLPGPFATTMLADLGAEVLRVESFTRPDSIRQGKQVDGGVPAAHGYLNRSKSSIALDLKKQEAVDIVKELVKEYDIVLEQFRPGVMERLGLGFEALRAINPRLIYCSITGYGQTGPYRNRPGHDNNYLSIAGINDYSRRKGSPPSPHGFHIADIAGGSLHSVIGMLAALLHRERTGEGQYIDISMTDAAFVLNTIHGAGYLACGVEPQAEAMRLNGGIFYDYYETKDGRYFSVGSLEPQFRKLLCEAIGGSDLLPLSFSESPDDVQAFKDYVRNAFRAKTFAEWTAIFQEMEACVEPVLTFAEACEHPQLKAREMIVDVRKPDGTTQRQFGFPIKFSAAQPEYKHIGSKLGEHSILVLKSLGYTDEQIATLKENEVFAY; encoded by the coding sequence ATGAGCTTGTTGCGTGGCTATAAAGTTCTCGATTTCTCAACTTTACTGCCGGGGCCTTTTGCAACGACGATGCTAGCAGATCTGGGAGCAGAAGTGCTTCGCGTGGAATCGTTCACCCGACCGGACAGTATCAGGCAAGGTAAACAAGTAGATGGGGGTGTACCGGCAGCCCATGGCTACTTGAATCGCTCGAAATCATCCATCGCGCTTGACCTCAAAAAACAAGAAGCCGTAGATATCGTAAAAGAGCTCGTGAAAGAATACGACATTGTCCTTGAACAGTTCCGTCCGGGGGTCATGGAACGACTCGGCCTTGGATTTGAGGCACTGCGAGCGATTAATCCGCGACTGATCTACTGTTCCATCACCGGATATGGTCAAACTGGCCCGTATCGTAATCGACCTGGGCATGACAACAACTACTTGTCTATTGCAGGAATCAATGATTACTCCCGGAGAAAAGGATCGCCTCCGTCTCCGCATGGTTTTCATATCGCAGATATTGCGGGTGGTTCACTCCACTCCGTGATTGGAATGCTGGCTGCTTTGTTGCATCGCGAGCGGACGGGTGAAGGTCAATACATTGACATCAGCATGACGGATGCTGCATTCGTATTAAATACCATCCATGGCGCTGGTTATCTTGCGTGCGGGGTAGAGCCTCAGGCGGAGGCCATGCGGTTAAACGGCGGTATTTTTTACGACTACTATGAAACAAAAGATGGACGGTATTTTTCAGTAGGCAGCCTTGAACCTCAATTCCGTAAGCTGTTGTGCGAGGCAATTGGGGGATCGGATCTGTTGCCATTGTCTTTCAGTGAATCACCAGATGATGTCCAAGCTTTTAAAGATTACGTTCGTAACGCGTTTCGAGCGAAAACCTTCGCGGAATGGACAGCCATTTTTCAGGAGATGGAAGCGTGTGTTGAACCAGTGCTCACATTTGCTGAAGCGTGCGAGCATCCGCAATTGAAGGCGCGCGAGATGATTGTGGATGTTCGGAAGCCGGACGGAACCACACAGCGACAATTTGGTTTTCCGATCAAATTTTCCGCAGCTCAACCAGAATATAAGCATATTGGAAGCAAACTCGGTGAGCATTCGATTCTCGTACTGAAATCGCTGGGTTATACCGACGAGCAAATTGCAACGCTTAAAGAAAACGAGGTATTTGCGTATTGA